GTTGAAAAACGGCAACGAGCTGAAAGGTCAAAGCTCAAAGCTGAAAGGTCAAAGCGACGAGCATCCAGCAACCAGAATCCAGTATATCCAGCAGAAGTTTAGAAGATGAGAGGGTAAGAGGGTTAGACACAACCTGAAACCAGTATCCAGTATCAAGTATCCAGCAACCAGAAACCAGTAATCCCGCATCCTGCGGGATCTACGCTACGCTTCAACCAGGCGAGCAGACTTAGCCGAGTTTCACAAGAGAAAAGGAGACGTGTAGAGAATGAGCGGAAGTGAAGAGAGTGCCGGGCGTATCGAGGTGAGGGCGCCCATGTCAGGGGTGTTTTATCGCAGTCCTGCCCCGGATCAACCCCCTTATGCAGAGGTGGGGGATGTGGTGAAGAAAAAGCAGGTCCTGGGTCTTTTAGAGACCATGAAGGTGTTTCAGAAGATCAAGTCTCCCTCCAACGGGACGATCATGGAGATTGTGCCGGAAAACGAGACGGCCCTGAAGGACAATGACCTCGTATTTGTGCTGGAGAAGGGATAATCCATGTTCTCCAAAATATTGGTGGCCAACCGGGGGGAAATTGCGCACCGCATTATTCGGGCATGCCGTGAACTGGGAATACCGAGTGTTGCCGTCTATTCGGAGGCGGACAGGGATTCGCTCCATCTCACCCTGGCGGACGAGCAGGTATGCATCGGCCCGGCGGTCAGCGCCAAGAGTTATCTCAACATGGAAAGCATCATCGATGCCGCCCGGGCCGCCGGTGTTGACGCCATCCACCCCGGCTATGGGTATCTGGCGGAAAATGGAAGCTTCGCCAGGGCGTGCGAGGAGGCAGGCGTTGCGTTTATCGGTCCCACGCCGGATAATCTCCACCTGGCAGGGGACAAGCTGACCGCCAAAAAGATCGTTCAGGAAAAAGGGGTCCCGGTCATCCCCAGCAGCCCGGCCGGCGTCAATAGCGTTGCGGAGGCGGAAAAAATCGCCGGAGACATGGGTTACCCGGTGATGATCAAGGCATCGGGCGGCGGCGGGGGCCGGGGCATCCGGACATGTGAAGACCGGGAAATGCTTGTGGAAGAATTCCCCGTTGCGCGGATGGAGGCCCGTGCAGGCTTCGGGAATGACGAGGTCTATATCGAGAAATGCATTGCCCATCCCCGGCACATCGAATTTCAGATCCTGGGCGACCGGCATGGCCGCGTGATCCACCTGGGCGAGCGGGAATGCACCATCCAGCGGCGATACCAGAAGCTGATCGAGGAGTCGCCCTCTCCGGCGGTAACGCCGGAACTGAGGGAGCGCATGGGACAGGCGGCCGTGGCTGTCGCCGAGGCGGTCCGCTACTTCAACGCGGGCACTGTTGAGTTCTTAGTGGATGGAGACGGCAATTTCTATTTTATGGAGATCAATGCGCGGATACAGGTGGAGCATCCGGTCACCGAATTGACCACAGGGATCGATCTGGTCAAGGAGCAGATCCGACTGGCATCCGGCGGGGAACTCGACTACGGGTTCAATGATATCCAACAGAGAGGCTGGGCCATGGAGTGCCGGATCAATGCGGAGGATCCGGAGCGCAATTTCATGCCGTCGCCGGGAAAGCTCGAGCTGTACCGGCCCCCGGGGGGCTTCGGGGTAAGACTGGATACGCACCTCTACCAGGGGTATGAACTTCCCGTGTTTTACGACTCACTCATCGCCAAGCTGATCTCCTATGACCTGACAAGGGAAGGCGCCATCCGTATCATGCGGCGGGCACTAAAAGAGTTCGGGATCGCGCCCATCAAGACCACCATCCCCCTTTAC
The Deltaproteobacteria bacterium genome window above contains:
- a CDS encoding acetyl-CoA carboxylase biotin carboxyl carrier protein subunit, producing the protein MSGSEESAGRIEVRAPMSGVFYRSPAPDQPPYAEVGDVVKKKQVLGLLETMKVFQKIKSPSNGTIMEIVPENETALKDNDLVFVLEKG
- the accC gene encoding acetyl-CoA carboxylase biotin carboxylase subunit, with product MFSKILVANRGEIAHRIIRACRELGIPSVAVYSEADRDSLHLTLADEQVCIGPAVSAKSYLNMESIIDAARAAGVDAIHPGYGYLAENGSFARACEEAGVAFIGPTPDNLHLAGDKLTAKKIVQEKGVPVIPSSPAGVNSVAEAEKIAGDMGYPVMIKASGGGGGRGIRTCEDREMLVEEFPVARMEARAGFGNDEVYIEKCIAHPRHIEFQILGDRHGRVIHLGERECTIQRRYQKLIEESPSPAVTPELRERMGQAAVAVAEAVRYFNAGTVEFLVDGDGNFYFMEINARIQVEHPVTELTTGIDLVKEQIRLASGGELDYGFNDIQQRGWAMECRINAEDPERNFMPSPGKLELYRPPGGFGVRLDTHLYQGYELPVFYDSLIAKLISYDLTREGAIRIMRRALKEFGIAPIKTTIPLYLRIMDDPSFQRGDFDTGFIKRFVPDEEDDEDD